A window of the Equus przewalskii isolate Varuska chromosome 10, EquPr2, whole genome shotgun sequence genome harbors these coding sequences:
- the ITGA2B gene encoding integrin alpha-IIb isoform X1, which translates to MAFSHEHPPPGWPHPLPGNPRNQIGPAPIALCSAYRSANGFQFDKKRLPVVETEKKRKKPAHSYLGGCGRRNMARALRPLHALWLLEWMQLLLGPGTAPQAWALNLDPVRLTFYTGPNGSHFGFSLDFYKDSRGSVSIVVGAPRTLGRSQEEMGGAFLCPWKAEGGQCTSLSFDLSESRARKEREELEGACQPSFSAPSLLCPPDDETRNTSSQIFQTFKAQQGLGASVVSWSDYVVACAPWQHWNALEKTDEAEKTPVGGCFVAQLENGRRAEYSPCRDNIMSHVYSKTYLGDKRYCEAGFSSAVTQAGELVLGAPGGYYFLGLLARAPIANIVSSYRPGTLLWSVPTQRFTFDSMKPEYFDGYRGYSVAVGEFDEDLSTTEYVFGAPTWSWTLGAVEILDSNFQMLHRLHGEQMASYFGHSVAVTDVNGDRRHDLLVGAPLYMERRADRKLAEVGRVYLFLQPRSPQPLGPASLLLTGTRIYGRFGSAIAPLGDLNRDGYNDVAVAAPYGGPDGRGQVLVFLGQSEGLSSHPSQVLDSPFSTGSAFGFSLRGATDIDDNGYPDLLVGAYGANKVAVYRAQPVVMVSVQLLVNDSLNPAVKNCVLPQKKTSVSCFDIQMCVGVTGHNIPEKLRLNAELQLDRQKPRQGRRVLLLSSQQAGTTLHLDLGGRTSPNCRTIEAFLRDEADFRDKLSPIVLSLNVSLQPEKDGIAPALVLHGDTHVQEQTRIILDCGEDDLCVPQLHLTANVTGSPLLIGADNVLKLQMDATNEGEGAYEAELAVQLPPGAHYMQALSNIEGFERLICDQKKENETKVVLCELGNPMKRNAQIEITMLVSVENLEEAGETVSLQLQIRSKNSKNPNSETLRLHVPVRAEARVELRGNSLPASLVVAAEEDDRKNSSDSWGPKVEHTYELHNNGPGAVRGLRLSLHLPSQSQPSDLLYILDIQPQGGLQCSPQPSPNPLKLDWGLPTPSPSPVYHPRHQRERREAFLPGPMQPSRLQDPVLVNCDSAPCTVVQCELEEMARGQRAMVTVRAFVWLPSLRQKLLDQFVLQSRAWFNVSSLPYAVPTLSLPSGEALVQTQLLRVLEDRAIPIWWVLVGVLGGLLLLTLLVVAMWKVGFFKRNRPPLEEDEEDE; encoded by the exons ATGGCTTTCAGCCATGAGCATCCACCCCCAGGGTGGCCTCACCCACTTCCTGGCAATCCTAGAAACCAAATAGGTCCAGCTCCTATAGCCCTTTGCTCTGCCTACCGCTCAGCAAATGGGTTCCAGTTTGATAAGAAAAGACTTCCTGTGGTGGAAAccgaaaagaagaggaagaagccagCCCATTCCTACCTAGGAGGTTGTGGAAGAAGGAATATGGCCAGAGCTTTGCGTCCACTTcatgccctctggcttctggagTGGATGCAGCTGCTCTTGGGACCCGGTACAGCCCCTCAAGCCTGGGCCTTGAACCTGGACCCGGTGCGGCTCACCTTCTACACAGGCCCCAATGGCAGCCACTTTGGGTTTTCACTGGACTTCTACAAAGACAGCCGTGGGAG CGTGTCCATCGTGGTGGGCGCCCCGCGGACCCTAGGCCGCAGCCAGGAGGAAATGGGCGGCGCTTTCCTGTGCCCCTGGAAGGCCGAGGGCGGCCAGTGCACCTCGCTGTCCTTCGACCTCAGTGAGTCCCGCgcaaggaaggaaagggaggagctAGAGGGAGCGTGCCAGCCGAGCTTCAGCGCCCCATCCCTCTTGTGTCCTCCAGATGATGAGACGCGAAACACAAGCTCCCAAATTTTCCAAACCTTTAAGGCCCAGCAAGGACTGGGGGCGTCGGTCGTCAGCTGGAGCGACTACGTTGTG GCCTGCGCCCCCTGGCAGCACTGGAACGCCCTGGAAAAGACCGACGAGGCTGAGAAGACGCCGGTAGGTGGCTGCTTCGTGGCTCAGCTCGAGAACGGCCGCCGCGCGGAGTACTCGCCCTGTCGGGACAACATCATGAGCCATGTTTACAGCAAAACCTACTTGG GAGACAAGCGCTACTGCGAAGCCGGCTTCAGCTCGGCGGTCACTCAG GCTGGGGAGCTGGTGCTTGGGGCCCCTGGCGGCTATTATTTCTTAG GTCTCCTGGCGCGGGCTCCAATTGCCAATATCGTCTCGAGTTACCGCCCGGGCACCCTCTTATGGAGCGTGCCCACCCAGCGCTTCACATTCGATTCCATGAAACCAGAGTACTTCGACGGCTACCGGG GGTACTCAGTGGCCGTGGGCGAGTTCGATGAAGATCTCAGCACTACAG AGTATGTCTTCGGTGCCCCCACCTGGAGCTGGACCCTGGGAGCG GTGGAAATTTTAGACTCGAACTTCCAGATGCTGCACCGGCTACATGGAGAGCAG ATGGCTTCGTATTTCGGGCATTCGGTGGCTGTCACTGACGTTAACGGGGACAG GAGGCACGACCTGCTGGTGGGCGCACCACTGTACATGGAAAGACGTGCTGACCGCAAGCTGGCGGAGGTGGGGCGCGTGTACTTGTTCCTTCAGCCTCGAAGCCCCCAACCGCTGGGCCCCGCCAGCCTCCTGCTGACCGGCACACGGATCTATGGACGATTTGGCTCGGCCATCGCTCCTCTGGGCGACCTCAACCGAGATGGCTACAATG ATGTTGCAGTGGCCGCCCCCTATGGTGGTCCCGATGGTCGGGGCCAAGTGCTGGTGTTCCTGGGTCAGAGTGAGGGGCTTAGCTCACACCCCTCCCAGGTCCTGGACAGCCCCTTCTCCACAGGCTCTGCCTTCGGCTTCTCCCTTCGAGGTGCCACAGACATCGATGACAATGGATATCCAG ACCTATTGGTGGGAGCTTACGGGGCCAACAAGGTGGCTGTGTACAG AGCTCAGCCGGTGGTGATGGTCAGTGTCCAGCTGCTAGTGAACGATTCGCTGAATCCTGCTGTGAAGAATTGTGTGCTGCCCCAGAAAAAGACATCAGTGAGCTG CTTTGACATCCAGATGTGTGTGGGAGTCACTGGGCACAACATTCCTGAGAAGCTGC GCCTAAATGCCGAACTGCAGCTGGACCGGCAGAAGCCCCGCCAGGGCCGGCGGGTGCTACTGCTGAGCTCTCAACAGGCAGGCACCACGCTGCACCTGGACCTGGGCGGGAGGACCAGCCCCAACTGCCGCACCATCGAGGCCTTCCTCCGA GATGAGGCTGACTTCCGGGACAAGCTGAGCCCCATCGTGCTCAGCCTCAATGTGTCCCTGCAGCCCGAGAAGGATGGAATAGCCCCTGCTCTCGTGCTGCATGGAGACACCCACGTCCAGGagcag ACCCGCATCATCCTGGACTGTGGGGAAGACGACCTGTGTGTGCCTCAGCTTCACCTCACTGCCAACGT GACGGGCTCCCCACTCCTAATTGGAGCCGATAATGTACTGAAGCTGCAGATGGATGCCACCAACGAGGGTGAGGGGGCCTATGAGGCTGAACTGGCCGTGCAGCTGCCCCCAGGTGCCCACTACATGCAGGCCCTCAGCAACATAGAG GGCTTTGAGAGGCTCATCTGTGACCAGAAGAAGGAGAACGAGACCAAGGTGGTGCTGTGTGAGCTGGGCAACCCCATGAAGAGGAATGCCCAG ATAGAAATCACGATGTTGGTGAGTGTGGAGAACCTGGAAGAAGCTGGGGAGACTGTGTCCTTGCAGTTGCAGATAAGGAG cAAGAACAGCAAGAATCCGAACAGCGAGACTCTGCGGCTGCATGTACCTGTCCGGGCGGAGGCCCGCGTGGAGCTGCGAGG GAACTCCCTTCCAGCCTCCCTAGTGGTGGCAGCAGAAGAAGATGACAGGAAGAACAGCTCAGACAGCTGGGgtcccaaagtggagcacacctaTGAG CTCCACAACAATGGCCCTGGTGCTGTACGTGGCCTGCGCCTCAGCCTCCACCTCCCGAGCCAGTCCCAGCCCTCTGACCTGCTCTACATCCTGGATATACAGCCCCAGGGGGGGCTTCAGTGCTCCCCACAGCCGTCTCCTAACCCCCTCAAG CTGGACTGGgggctgcccacccccagcccttcccctgtTTACCACCCCCGTCACCAGCGGGAGCGCAGAGAGGCATTCCTGCCAGGGCCAATGCAGCCCTCGAGGCTTCAGGACCCAGTTCTCGTG AACTGCGACTCGGCGCCCTGTACTGTGGTGCAGTGTGAGCTGGAGGAGATGGCGCGTGGGCAGCGGGCCATGGTCACCGTGCGGGCCTTTGTGTGGCTGCCCAGCCTTCGCCAG AAGCTACTGGATCAGTTTGTGCTACAGTCACGCGCTTGGTTCAACGTCTCCTCCCTTCCGTATGCCGTGCCCACCCTCAGCCTGCCCAGCGGGGAAGCTCTG GTGCAGACGCAGCTGCTTCGGGTCTTGGAGGACAGGGCCATTCCAATCTGGTGGGTGCTGGTAGGCGTGCTGGGTGGCCTGCTGTTGCTCACCCTCCTGGTCGTGGCCATGTGGAAG GTCGGCTTCTTCAAGCGGAATCGGCCACCGctggaagaagatgaagaagatgagTGA